The genomic stretch CCATTCCAACATTCAGCGAGTCGCAGCGCATCGATCTCAGCAACTATCCATTTCAAGCCCCCGGTCCCAACGATCTCCGTGGACCTTGCCCGGGTCTCAACGCATTCGCCAACCACGGCCTCTTACCCCGAAATGGCTACGCAACCATCCAGCAGTACATCGATGTGACCCAGAAGATCGTTGGTATGGGTCCAAACCTTGCCACGTTCCTTTCCGTATACGCCGGCGCCATCGACGGCAATGTCGTGGGATGGAGCATGGGTGGCACACCACCCCCAGGTGTTGGTGGACTCTTTGCCAGCAACGGCAACGGGCTCAGTGGATCGCACAACAAGTACGAGGGCGACGCCTCGCCAACCCGAGGCGATCTGTACGATCCAGCATCTGGCGCAGACGACTACTCGACCTTCGCAAACCAGTTCCAGGATCTGATCAACTACTGCCCCGGTGGAACCGTCGATATCGACTGCTTGACCGCATTCCGCAGCCACCGATTCGATGTTCAAGTACAGAACAACGTGAGTCATCGAGCTTTCAACGGATCTCTCCAGCGACCAAGCTAACCAAATGTTCCAGCCATACTTCTTCAACGGCCCCTTCTCCGGAGTGCTCGTGCAACCTGCTGCGTACACGTTCATTTACCGCTTCATGGCCAATCACTCCGCCGAGAACCCAATCGGCGAGCTGAACTACGACGTCCTCAAGTCATGGTTCGGTATCGAGGGCGAGAACGGCAGCTACGTCGCCAAGCAGGGACAAGAACGTATCCCGGAGAACTGGTACCGCCGCTCTCTCACAGCCCCTTACGAGACCCACTACTTCCTCGGCGATGTCGTtgccgccgcggccctccACCCCAAGTTCCTCAGCATTGGTGGCAACACCGGTACAACGAACTCTTTCAGCGGCGTTGACGTTACGAACCTCACGGGCGGTGTCTTCAACTCTGCCAGCTTGCTCAGCGGCAACAACCTCGGCTGCTTCGCATTCCAGGCATCTAAGCAGGCCACCGTTGACCTTGCCGCCGGTCTGCTGCAGCCTGTCACTGATGCTCTCGCCGGTGCCCTCTCAGGCGTTCTGGCACCACTGAGCTGCCCCCAGCTCAAGTCGATCGACGAGCGCCAGCTGAAGAAGTTCCCTGGTTTCCAGAAATCGTGAACAGCTCCGAGATGAATTTGGAAAGATGAGGAAGCGAATAATGTACATATACCCAAGGTCGATGACTAGATTCATGATAAAATGACCAAATGAAAAGAGATTCTATTTAACACTTTTATTCTATGCTTCGTTTGTGGGAGTATTCTTATGCAGGGAGACTTTGAATGATAACATTACATACCCTTCGTTGGCAGTCGCCTACAGCCGCGTCCCCGGATCGGCTTCCCGTTTGTTGAGGCTGCATGTGCACACTTGTTCACCGTAATCGGGCTAGTATATGTGCGTACATCGGAGTGATGTGCACTTGTATGGTCATGGTGCGGTAAGTCATCTGCATTGAGGAATAGGCGTTCATGTAAGTTATGTGTACGGCACCAAGACGCACCATTAAGCTATCTGTGCTTGCTCGATTACTGTTCAGCTAAACTGCAGAGACTTGACTTGGTCGTCGCCGATGATAACCGCGCGTGCTGGTTCAAATGCAGTTCTCCATCACCCTTCGCTCCAAGACACAGGATATCTTCACCAAAGCGCAGATGTGGACACGTCGAATCCGTGGTCAAACACAAGGATGGTGCCAATTGTATGGTTCGGTAGAACGCACGTACGATCTACTTTTTCCCAAAATTCTTCAGCACGCTTTCCATATGCTTGTTCGTCTGGATCCCCTTGCCCGCTCTACGTCCTCCCTTCTTACTCTTCTTTGGTCTCACAACCGgcacctccttcttctcgctcGTCACCATCATGTTCGTTGTCTTCAAGTCTTTGCGGATCTCCTCAATGTCCTCTGGTACCTTGATGCCACTCCAGAGGTCTCGAAAGTCATCGTCGACTTGCATGTGCAAGTCAGGCGAATCTAGCCACACTGCGCGCGCCTTGCCCTTCACTCGACGTACGAGAATGTGATGTGCGCGCTCCAGTCGATTGACCTCGGGAACGCAATCTGGCCATCCGACCTGCAGGTCTGCCACAGTGACTTGCTTGGAGTCTTGCTGCCTCGCGAGGTACTCGAGCAGGTCGTCGGCGTTGGTCGCAGGAATCACAGGCTTGAATTGGAAAACGATGCCATCCTTATCGTCCTTGGACTCGACTCGAGGGTGTGCGCTCAAAGCTTTGCCGAACCTAGTCTTGTGCGCTTGCTCATCTTGAGGGATGGAGAGATAGCCCCAGACTTGGTCGAAGCTCAACCAGGACTTTTCTTTCGTGTTGAGATTCTTCCCCGACAGGAAGTCTTTCTTGATGTACTCGACCGCATCGGATGTGTTCTTGATCAACCATGTGCGGAAATGGTCTTGGGCCGCTGACAACGCGGAGGCATCGTTATCGCGCTTGCGCTTTTGTGACATGATGAGCTGCGAGGTCTTTGATTTGTAGTCAATGTTTGGCAATGTCGGTGCCGGTTCGAAGAGTGCGGGGCGCTGCGTGTAGATGTCTTGCGCAGGAGTGTTGTTCGCAGGTCGTTGAATATGTTGATAAAGAGCAAAGGAAAAGTTCCTTGCCAGTGGATGTTAGACAGGCGAATCAACAATGAGGTTGCCTTTGAAGCACGCTAAGCAGAATGGGGCTGCGTTGGTGAATGAGAACAATCAACGTCACCGACGAGTCCAGCTGGGATCATTCTTTGTAGTGAACATTTGATTTGATGGCGTTTCTTTGCTCAGATCAGCGGATTGGCTTTATCGACAACCGTCGGTGGCAGCATCCCAAGCTTGTTCATCTCGCTGTACGCCATGAACAGACTCTCGAGTGTATCAACGTGACCAGTCCAGCCGAAGTACCTCGCCTTATTCATGCTCAAAGCACTGACCAGAGCGCCCACGACGAAGTCTCCACATTCGAAGTTGGCGGTAACATCGTCGAAAGGATTGTGGGATAGATTATGCTTCTGCATGATCTCTGCCCATGCTTGCTTGTTCTCTGCTTCAGCGGCCCATCCTTGGAGCGTGAAGCAGAATCGCGGCTTGACGGGTGGTCCGTATCCTAATGGACTCGGGCCTGATGGCAGGGTGACTGTGGTAATCTTGGAGTCGTCCAGTTCCGGCTGCGAGGGCGCTGTTGTGCCGTACCTATGAGATCATGATCAGCTTTTGATCATATGCGTGTAGTGTGAATGCATGGCTGTACCAGCGAGCGACCTCTGGCCAAAGGCGATTGTTTGGGAGAGGACAAGTATCAGAAGCATTGAATTTCTGATTCGCGCATTTCTGCTCGAGGACCGCCCACTCAGAGAGAAACCCTGTCAGATACGCCGTGCTGTGCTCACAAGTGACAAGCCAATTCTGATATGCTCCTGGATATCCCATTCTCTGACCTTTGTGGGCCTGGACAGCCGCATAAATCGCAATAGGATGCAGGGCGTTCATGGCAGCGTTGGTCGTAGCTCCAATGATCCACGCGGGACAGATGATATTCCACGAAGTTTCCGGATGTGATTTACAATAGTCGAAGAGCAGGTCCTCCTGTGGATAGTAGAAGTTGGGCTCGATGTTGCTCCGTGGATCGGACTCAACATAGGGCGTTCGGGACGGCCCTTGGTGGACGTTGTAGTTCTTCGCACCAGTCTGAAGCAGGAATCGCGAAGGTTTCACACCAGCGATGTCAAGCGAGGCGAGGAAGTTGCGCAACATTGCACCTGATGGCAGTTAACGAACTGTCGCTTCCCAAACACATAGAATGCCGAAATCTCACAATTCATCTCTGTGAGCTCTTCTGCATTGCTCCACACCGGAGCCCCTTCCTTCGGCTTCGGTTGGGCATACGAGTAGTAGAAGATCGCATCCGCAGTTACGCCTTTCTCTCGTAGTTGCTGGGCTATGTCCTCCGGCTCGGAGAGAAAATCGCATGCTACGTGCTCAACTCGAGATCGGGCACTTTGCGGCAGCAGGTCCATCATTTCGGGCGGAGGCGGCCTCCGTGAGGCGGCCCATACTTTGGTCCATCGCTGAGAGCTTTCAAGCAGAGCCCTCAAAGTATGGAAGCCGCTGATGCCATTGGCCCCTGTGACAATGGCAGTCTTGCCCGTGATTGAAGGGTCGAATGTTGGCAAATTGCGAAAGATACCTCTGTTCTGTAGAGGAAGGCCAGCGGATCCCATAGTGTCGGTCGGATGATTCGCAATGGATGTCAGATTGAAGTGCAAAAGTGATGTGGGCACTCTGCCCGAGCGCAGTACAGACTTGTATGGTGAGATCCTCGCTCTGGCGGATCGTGAGGGGTAGCTGAGCACGACTCCTCATTCTGCATGCATGCGATCTATCCGCCAAGTTGGGTGGAGCCAGAGTTGGAGTACCTGTAGATCCTGGTAGATCTTTTAGCCGTAACGGTATTCCCTGGGCGTGGCACATCTGGCAACCTCCTGTCAATCTTTGTTCGTGCATCTGAAATACAGACGGCGGCCTTGATCGATCACCAGTGAGTGACGGGTGGTCCTGCAATTGAGGTGCTGCCAGGTTACGTGTGGCAAACCAAAGGATCAATTCGTCCCTAACGTGATTCCGGTCGATTCTAGCACACTCAATGcatagtagtagtaaagaTAGCCCGGAACGCCCGAAACGCCCGTCACTCGCACTGCCCGTCTCATATGCTCGATTCGCGCCTCCCCAGTGGTATATCCGTTGAACGCCAGCGGGTATGCAGACTGCGCATGTACCCCTCAAATCAATTTCAATGGTCGTTGCCAAGCACCTTTCGGAACGTGGCTCATATATCTGCTCTTTAGCTCTGGTTTCTGAAGACGCCGATAGGCTTCCTGGATATGCTTCGCGCTGACAGGAGTCCTCGCTTCCTCTGGTGGATCGAACAGTCCAGGTTCGCGTCGGCGCTTGCGACCACGcttctcctcatctccgccgCTTTCTCGCTTTAGAGCATCTTCGGCGGCCTTGACATGAAGAGCTTCCTCGGTCAAAAGTGTGACAATCTCATAAGTCAGAAAGCCCAAGATGTCCACGATGTCATCGTTTGGTTTGCTGTCCGTGACAACACCGAACCCTGCCCATTCGCGAAATCGTTTGCCTTTCCGGAATGTGAATGAAGCTTGCCGGCATTCTGAAAAGTGAAGATACTCCTCTGCATTCATGCCTTTGGTGCGCTCATCAGCTTGTTTGAGGCGTTGGAGAGTCGCGGCGTTcatttcttcttcttcctcgtcctcctcgtcttctcgcTCCGGAACCTGTTCACTGTAGAAGCTCGAGACATCCCAGGGCAGTCCGACCTTGGCTTTCTTGTTCTTGTTGTTGCGGGTACCAACAGCAGGGCCTGATCCAAGAGTCGGATCATTCGCCGCCAGATCGAAATCATCGACACCGCCtgcatcaccaccacctccgcctttGTCGTCGCTATCCTTCGCGCTTTTCCGTACGTCCTTCCACGAGAGAAAAGTGCGAAGACGAGAGACTTTAGCTTTGTCTTGCCTGATGAGAAAGATAAGATCGTCGGTGCTGATGGTACGAACGCCCCGTCGAGCGGCTAGATCTGTAGCACGCTTGAGCTGCGAATTCGCTTAGCATGGCGAGGTTTGAAACTGTTGCGAAGAGCGATGTACCATTTCCATAACTTGCTGCTGGACAATGCTCTCAATCATCATCGTGGTCTCGGCAGCAGGATCGCCAGTCTCTCCAGACACAAACATCATCTGTTATGAGCCACAGTCAGTGAGTATATAATGCGGGACTGGGCTCGCGGCTGATGGACAGCGGAGGCGGACCCATTCGTCCACACGTACCTGCTGGATCTCCGTCCGATACTTGGCCTTGTTCTCGGCCATGGTAAAGATCAATGCTTCAAATAATGTACAGTATCGTTGCTCATTTCTCGGAACAAGTGGCTCTCAATCGTACACTTTGGCAAGAAGTCGCGAGTCTGCCATGTGAAGAACGATCGCGCGGCGCATGGACCACCCTTATTAGCGGGCGATCATCTATGCGGGGGAGTGACAACCAAAAAATGTTTGACATGAGCTGAGTGTCAAAACAACCGCTTCACTACTTCGCAAGATGTTGTACATCATCGGCCTGGGCCTTGCGGACGAGCGCGACATCTCCACCAAAGGACTGGAGATTGTCCGCAAAGCAGACAGGGTCTACCTCGAAGCCTACACGGCGGTCCTCTTGGTGGAGAAAGAGCAATTGGTACGCCTGGGAAAGTCTCTAAATCCAATATTGCATTTGACTAACGTCTCGCTCTGCAGTAGGAGTCTTACTATGGCCGATCGATTATCATCGCAGACCGTGAAATGGTCGAATCATCTTCGGACGAGATCCTCGCCAACGCTGATGCGGTCGATGTCGCATTCCTAGTAGTAGGAGATCCGTTCTCCGCAACCACTCATACCGACTTTGTCCTTCGATGTCGACAACACGAGCCGCCGATTCCGACTCGCACACTACCCAATGCCTCGATTCTCACAGCTGTCGGCGCAACAGGATTGAGTCTGTACAACTTCGGCCAGACTGTCAGCATGGTGTTCTTCACGGACGATTGGAGGCCAGACAGCTTTTACAATCGCATTCGAGAGAATGCTGACTTGGGATTCCACACATTGGTATTGTTGGATATCAAGGTCAAAGAGCCGGATTTGAAAGCAATGGCAAGAGGCAAGATCATATACGAGCCACCGAGGTTCATGACGGTCGCGCAATGCGCCAGTCAGATGATCGAAGTGGAGGAAGCACGGGCAGGGAACGTCTGCAATAAGGAGAAACTCGCGATCGGGGTGGCAAGGTTGGGCAGTGAAGGCGAGCAGATTGTGGCCGGCACGCTCGAGGAGCTCACTCAAGCAGATTTGGGCAAGCCACTCCATAGCTTGGTGCTCTGTGGAAAGACAATGCACGAGATGGAGTGGGAGTTTGCGAGAGGCTACGCTGTGGACCAGGCGAAGTTTGACGAGATATGGAAGAGAGACTATGGTATCCAAAAATGAGCGAGGCATTCGTAGAGCACAATGGAATTTCCGTTTGATCTACCTTCTTGGCCCATCACGCGGAATCTGGCGATATCTTTACGCCTTCCTGGAGCAAAAGGCGCGTGCCTTGACCTTGCGAGGCTCTACCATGCAACAAATGGTATATTAGCGGTTTGCGCACGACGTGCTTCATTGATGCAGCTGTGAGTGCAACGAAAGAGGCACCGTCGTAGGAGTGTGAAAGTGAAAAGATGTGAACCTTCCGTTCAAGAGTTCAGGAGCGACTGGATTGACAGCCCAGCTCCACCAACTCGCTTAGTAAGCATCATCATGTCCGCTAGCGCGCGAGCTTGAAAGAACCCGAGCGAGCCATCATTATTGAGTGTCTGCCATCCACACACGGTCTCTCGATCAACGCAACCAGCTCACAATGTTCCGCAACGCCCTCCTCCGATCCGCTCGATGCGTCGCCCAACAGACTAGCGTGCGTGCCGCGCGCCCAGCTGTCCGCACCGCCTTGCGCAGCCCCTTCATCACATCCCGAGTGTCCGCGCCTGCGACTTCCATATCCGCAATCCGGTGCTACGCTTCATCGGCCGGTCTTGGGCAAGAGGAGGTCACTGGTCGCATTCTCGATCTGCTGAAGAACTTCGACAAGGTGCGTTTGAAGGAGCATTGGAGGCATTGAGATATTTTGCTAATATCCCATCAGGTCTCCGACGCCACGAAGGTACGGACGACATAGCAGGAGGAAGATAATTCCCGGATGCTGACGAAGGCATAGCTTTCTGCCAACGCGCACTTTACCAACGACCTCGGGCTGGACAGCTTGGACACCGTGGAGGTCGTGATGGCGATAGAAGAGGTCCGTTGCGTCATACATGGAGAGTGAACAGGATGGGCGTTGACACAACTCTACAGGAGTTCAGCATCGAGATTCCAGACAAGGAGGCAGACGCCATTCACAGCGGTGCGTGGAACCCCCTTGAGTCAAATGTGTGCCAATGCTGACGGATAACCACAGTGAACCAAGCTGTCGACTACATCATGAAGCAGCCCGATGGTACGAGAGGACCCTTACACGGCCAATGACAAGTACTGACAAGAAACAGCTCACTAGACGACGAAGGTGGAAGTAATGGTGTTGGCTTGGAGTCTGGCGAGCAGAAGCGAGAGTTAGATGTGCTGGAGTGTTGGCGCGACCTGGCGAGGCCTGCGACGCAGGAAATGCTATGTACATTGCGACTCTGCAGAGGGTCATACGACAGAGGTGTACTATCAACATCATCTTATGATCATTCACAGGCGATGTCTAAACGTGCCTGAAGTGCTATGCTGATGCTATATGGCTGCCCCCAATTCGTGCGGTGGTCCGCGCTAGTCTTCCAAAAAGTGTGGGATGACCTCTCAATCCACCAACGTGCTCCACCTATCAACGCATATTCACACTTCCTGCTCAGTGCCTTTCGCAATCATACGTACTCCACAAGCAGTCGCAGGTTCGCCAGCAGTCGATTTTTGACGGTGCAACCTCTGCTCGTGGACACGACGTCGATTCACTCCTTGTTGAGCCTTGCGGCGCGCATTGGCACGTGTCGCAAAGTACAGCTTCGAACCCTCGAGCAACCACATTCTTTCTCCTCGACACCGCTTCCACATCGCCCGCCCTCTTATCCACCACTCCCACACGATCATGGCCTCGTCAGGCTCTGGACTGACCCGACGCCGGGGtgcaggcggcggaggaggagctggCGACAATATCGGTGACGACCCCAGCCG from Zymoseptoria tritici IPO323 chromosome 6, whole genome shotgun sequence encodes the following:
- the ACP1 gene encoding ACP1 mitochondrial matrix acyl carrier protein (Mitochondrial matrix acyl carrier protein, involved in biosynthesis of octanoate, which is a precursor to lipoic acid), coding for MFRNALLRSARCVAQQTSVRAARPAVRTALRSPFITSRVSAPATSISAIRCYASSAGLGQEEVTGRILDLLKNFDKLSANAHFTNDLGLDSLDTVEVVMAIEEEFSIEIPDKEADAIHSVNQAVDYIMKQPDGTRGPLHGQ
- the MgSPT3 gene encoding SPT3, positive regulator of Ty transcription (In Saccharomyces this gene expresses a subunit of the SAGA and SAGA-like transcriptional regulatory complexes, interacts with Spt15p to activate transcription of some RNA polymerase II-dependent genes, also functions to inhibit transcription at some promoters) produces the protein MAENKAKYRTEIQQMMFVSGETGDPAAETTMMIESIVQQQVMEMLKRATDLAARRGVRTISTDDLIFLIRQDKAKVSRLRTFLSWKDVRKSAKDSDDKGGGGGDAGGVDDFDLAANDPTLGSGPAVGTRNNKNKKAKVGLPWDVSSFYSEQVPEREDEEDEEEEEMNAATLQRLKQADERTKGMNAEEYLHFSECRQASFTFRKGKRFREWAGFGVVTDSKPNDDIVDILGFLTYEIVTLLTEEALHVKAAEDALKRESGGDEEKRGRKRRREPGLFDPPEEARTPVSAKHIQEAYRRLQKPELKSRYMSHVPKGAWQRPLKLI